A genomic stretch from Solanum stenotomum isolate F172 chromosome 8, ASM1918654v1, whole genome shotgun sequence includes:
- the LOC125872445 gene encoding ABC transporter B family member 11-like isoform X2, producing MQMPRLGGVRAMAEGNGLNGNSGLNEASSSGGQNNTSQQDSDKTKQAEKANTVPFYKLFSFADSTDMVLMITGTITAIGNGLSLPIMTILFGELTDSFGQNQNNKDVLRVVSRVSLKFVYLALGCGVASFLQVACWMISGERQASRIRSLYLKTILQQDIAFYDKETNTGEVVGRMSGDTVLIQDAMGEKVGKFVQLISTFIGGFVIAFTKGWLLTLVMLSVIPLLAISGGAMSHVLSKMASSGQDAYAKAATVVEQTIGSIRTVASFTGEKQAVADYNESLIKAYHSGAKEGLATGLGLGSVFAIIYCSYALAIWYGARLILEKGYTGGKVINIIIAVLTASMSLGQAAPCMSAFAAGQAAAFKMFETIKRKPEIDAYDTNGKILDDIRGDIELNDVCFSYPARPDEQIFGGFSLFVSSGTTAALVGQSGSGKSTVISLIERFYDPQSGQVLIDGINLKDFQLKWIRGKIGLVSQEPVLFTASIKENILYGKHDATAEEIKAATELANAAKFIDKLPQGLDTMVGEHGTQLSGGQKQRIAIARAILKDPRILLLDEATSALDAESERVVQEALDRIMINRTTVIVAHRLTTVRNADMIAVIHRGKVVEKGTHGELLKDPEGAYSQLIRLQEVNNETKKSGLDERDSIDKSMGSGRQSSQRISLMRSISRSSSGVGNSSRRSLSISLGLATGLSVPETANTDTEMGIPEVAGKRLEVPIRRLAYLNKPEIPVMIIGTVAAIINGAILPIFGILLSSVIKTFYEPPHELRKDSRFWALMFVLLGAVTLIAFPARTYFFSIAGCKLIRRIRSMCFEKVVCMEVGWFDESEHSTGIIGARLSADAAAVRGLVGDALAQMVQDTATSIVGLAIAFEASWQLALIVLVMIPLIGLNGYIQIKFMKGFSADAKLMYEEASQVANDAVGGIRTVASFCAEEKVMEIYSKKCEGPLKAGIKQGLISGIGFGVSFALLFCVYATSFYAGARLVQDGKITFSDVFRVFFALTMAAIGISQSSSLAPDSSKAKSAAASVFAILDRKSKIDPSDDSGMTLDTVKGDIELKHVSFKYPTRPDVQILRDLCLTIRSGKTVALVGESGCGKSTVISLLQRFYDPDSGQISLDGIEIQKFQVKWLRQQMGLVSQEPVLFNDTIRANIAYGKEGNATEAEVLAAAELANAHKFISGLQQSYDTTVGERGTQLSGGQKQRVAIARAILKNPKILLLDEATSALDAESERIVQDALDRVVVNRTTVVVAHRLSTIKGADVIAVFKNGVIVEKGKHNTLINIKDGFYSSLVALHTRSS from the exons ATGCAAATGCCACGGTtaggaggtgtgagag CTATGGCTGAAGGGAACGGTTTGAATGGAAATTCAGGACTCAATGAAGCCTCCTCATCAGGAGGGCAAAACAATACAAGCCAGCAGGATTCAGACAAGACCAAACAAGCGGAGAAAGCTAATACAGTTCCCTTTTACAAGCTCTTCTCCTTTGCTGATTCCACTGATATGGTTTTGATGATCACTGGAACTATTACAGCTATCGGTAATGGATTGTCCCTGCCCATTATGACAATTCTTTTTGGAGAATTGACAGACTCCTTTGGACAAAACCAAAATAACAAAGATGTGCTTCGCGTAGTCTCCAGG GTCTCACTGAAGTTTGTCTACTTAGCTTTGGGATGTGGGGTGGCCTCATTTCTTC AGGTTGCTTGTTGGATGATCTCCGGTGAAAGACAGGCTTCTCGAATAAGGAGTCTCTATCTGAAAACTATTTTGCAACAAGATATTGCTTTCTATGATAAGGAAACAAATACGGGAGAGGTGGTTGGGCGGATGTCTGGTGACACTGTTCTTATACAAGACGCAATGGGCGAGAAG GTAGGGAAATTTGTACAGCTGATATCAACATTCATTGGGGGCTTTGTCATTGCATTTACCAAAGGCTGGCTTCTCACACTTGTCATGTTATCCGTCATTCCTCTACTTGCTATATCTGGTGGAGCAATGTCCCACGTTCTATCTAAGATGGCGTCCAGTGGACAAGATGCTTATGCCAAGGCTGCAACGGTGGTTGAACAGACAATTGGATCCATTAGAACG GTTGCATCATTTACAGGGGAGAAGCAAGCTGTGGCTGACTATAACGAGTCCCTAATTAAAGCTTACCATTCAGGTGCAAAAGAAGGGCTGGCAACTGGATTAGGTCTTGGCTCAGTTTTTGCTATTATATACTGCAGCTACGCTTTGGCTATTTGGTATGGTGCAAGGCTCATCTTGGAAAAAGGATATACTGGTGGTAAAGTTATCAATATAATTATTGCTGTGCTAACTGCTTCCAt GTCCCTGGGGCAGGCAGCTCCCTGTATGTCTGCATTCGCTGCAGGTCAAGCGGCAGCTTTCAAAATGTTTGAAACCATAAAAAGAAAGCCAGAGATAGATGCTTATGATACCAATGGAAAAATATTGGACGACATCCGTGGTGATATTGAATTGAATGATGTGTGCTTCAGTTACCCAGCCAGACCTGATGAGCAAATTTTCGGTGGATTTTCATTATTTGTATCAAGTGGCACAACTGCAGCTTTGGTTGGGCAAAGTGGAAGTGGGAAGTCAACAGTCATAAGTCTGATAGAAAGATTTTATGATCCTCAATCTGGTCAAGTTTTGATTGATGGAATTAATCTCAAGGACTTCCAGCTTAAGTGGATCAGGGGAAAGATTGGTCTTGTGAGCCAAGAACCCGTACTTTTCACAGCAAGCATTAAGGAAAATATTCTGTATGGCAAGCATGATGCTACTGCTGAAGAGATCAAAGCTGCAACTGAGTTAGCAAATGCCGCAAAGTTCATCGATAAACTCCCACAG GGTCTAGACACCATGGTTGGAGAACATGGAACTCAACTGTCTGGTGGGCAAAAGCAAAGAATTGCCATTGCAAGAGCAATTTTAAAAGATCCACGGATATTACTGTTAGATGAAGCAACAAGTGCATTAGATGCAGAATCTGAGAGAGTTGTACAAGAAGCATTGGATAGAATTATGATCAACAGAACAACCGTTATAGTTGCACATCGATTGACCACAGTAAGGAATGCTGATATGATTGCAGTCATTCATCGGGGAAAAGTTGTTGAAAAAG GCACACATGGTGAACTACTCAAGGATCCTGAGGGAGCATACTCTCAGCTTATACGCTTACAAGAAGTGaacaatgaaacaaaaaaatcagGCTTAGATGAGAGGGACAGCATAGATAAGTCTATGGGATCTGGTAGACAGTCAAGTCAAAGAATATCACTAATGCGATCTATCAGTCGGAGTTCATCTGGTGTAGGAAATAGCAGCCGCCGTTCACTCTCCATATCACTTGGTTTAGCTACTGGACTTAGTGTACCTGAAACAGCTAACACAGACACAGAAATGGGTATCCCGGAAGTAGCTGGAAAGCGGTTAGAAGTCCCCATCCGTCGCCTAGCGTATCTCAACAAGCCTGAAATACCTGTGATGATTATTGGAACTGTGGCTGCAATTATTAATGGTGCTATACTTCCAATTTTCGGAATATTACTCTCTAGTGTGATCAAAACATTTTATGAGCCACCACATGAACTAAGGAAGGACTCAAGGTTTTGGGCTCTTATGTTTGTTCTTCTTGGAGCTGTAACTTTAATTGCCTTTCCTGCAAGGACATACTTTTTCAGTATAGCTGGTTGTAAGTTGATAAGAAGAATTAGATCAATGTGCTTTGAGAAGGTGGTCTGCATGGAGGTAGGATGGTTTGATGAATCTGAGCACTCCACTGGAATCATTGGCGCTAGACTTTCTGCTGATGCAGCTGCAGTCCGTGGTTTAGTAGGAGATGCACTTGCTCAAATGGTTCAAGATACTGCAACATCAATTGTAGGTTTAGCTATTGCTTTTGAAGCGAGTTGGCAGTTGGCACTTATCGTTCTTGTTATGATACCTCTAATTGGATTAAATGGATATATCCAAATCAAGTTCATGAAAGGGTTCAGTGCAGATGCAAAG TTGATGTATGAGGAAGCAAGTCAAGTTGCGAACGATGCTGTTGGAGGTATAAGAACTGTTGCGTCATTTTGTGCAGAAGAGAAGGTGATGGAAATATACAGCAAAAAGTGTGAAGGCCCATTGAAGGCAGGAATAAAGCAAGGTTTGATTAGTGGGATTGGGTTTGGTGTATCATTTGCTTTGCTGTTTTGTGTATATGCAACCAGTTTTTATGCGGGAGCTCGTCTTGTTCAAGATGGCAAAATCACTTTTTCAGACGTCTTCCGT GTTTTCTTTGCTCTGACGATGGCAGCTATAGGAATTTCCCAGTCAAGCTCATTGGCTCCAGATTCAAGCAAGGCCAAGAGTGCAGCTGCTTCCGTATTTGCTATTCTAGACAGGAAATCAAAAATCGATCCGAGTGATGATTCTGGTATGACACTGGACACTGTGAAGGGAGATATTGAGCTGAAGCACGTAAGCTTTAAGTATCCAACAAGGCCAGATGTTCAAATTTTAAGAGACCTTTGTTTGACCATTCGCAGTGGAAAG ACAGTTGCTTTGGTTGGGGAGAGCGGATGTGGAAAGTCTACTGTAATATCATTGCTGCAAAGGTTTTATGATCCTGATTCAGGCCAGATTTCATTGGACGGAATAGAAATTCAGAAGTTCCAGGTAAAATGGCTAAGGCAACAAATGGGGCTCGTAAGCCAAGAGCCAGTGTTGTTCAATGACACAATCCGAGCCAATATTGCatatggaaaggaaggaaatgCAACTGAAGCAGAAGTTTTAGCAGCAGCCGAATTAGCAAACGCCCACAAGTTCATCAGTGGTCTGCAACAG AGTTATGATACGACAGTGGGAGAACGAGGAACTCAGCTGTCAG